GTTTCGGACGATGCAGAAACTGGCCTATGCGCTCGATTTCGATTTCAGGATTTTGGTTCTTCCCAATCGCGGCCTGCGCGGAAACGGCAAAGGCTCCAAGGCCGGATTAATCAAAACGAAAAAAAAAGCTGCGACTTCCGGTCTTGCCAGGAAAGCAGAAATGACAAAGCGCGTTCCCGCCGCGGCCGGAAAGGGAACCCCCAAGAAACGCCCCTAGTC
This sequence is a window from bacterium. Protein-coding genes within it:
- a CDS encoding helix-turn-helix transcriptional regulator; translation: MNSEKFMGISIEKIKRSPAFGAEGKAIDFIIECERRREELGLSYSDMARKMGCSRSYVSQLMEGHGSMTFRTMQKLAYALDFDFRILVLPNRGLRGNGKGSKAGLIKTKKKAATSGLARKAEMTKRVPAAAGKGTPKKRP